A part of Streptomyces sp. DSM 40750 genomic DNA contains:
- a CDS encoding cell division initiation protein, whose product MDVQKKLDEIVSVVSGARSMPMSASCVVNRAELLSLLEEVRAALPDSLAQARELIGDRDHMVERARMEAERIIESAHAERGSLISDTEVARRSQNEADRILTEARQEAEEVRAEADDYVDSKLANFEVVLTKTLGSVGRGREKLLGTGPGLDEQGYEDEDAPERSHDPETLRRDADSYVDAKLGAFEAVLAKTLDAVGRGRQKLHGRIATDDLGALSLNDDGTSPQPTSDADYLAELADLSGTAQQSRAVPERQSYGQQQDAYQATAYQQDPYGGYQQPYAQPQQAADPYGYQQADPYAAGYPQQPAYDPNQGHQDHPNQSHQDHPNQGHQDQQQGYAQPQANALDETSLFDTTMISAEQLRRYEQGR is encoded by the coding sequence GACGTGCAGAAGAAGCTCGACGAGATCGTCTCGGTGGTCTCCGGCGCCCGATCCATGCCCATGTCGGCCTCGTGCGTGGTCAACCGCGCCGAACTGCTCTCACTGCTCGAAGAGGTGCGCGCCGCTCTGCCCGACTCCCTCGCCCAGGCACGGGAGTTGATCGGCGACCGTGACCACATGGTCGAGCGTGCCCGCATGGAGGCCGAGCGGATCATCGAGAGCGCGCACGCCGAGCGCGGCTCCCTGATCTCCGACACCGAAGTCGCCCGCCGCTCCCAGAACGAGGCCGACCGCATCCTCACCGAGGCCCGCCAGGAGGCCGAGGAGGTCCGAGCCGAAGCCGACGACTACGTCGACTCCAAGCTCGCCAACTTCGAGGTCGTCCTCACCAAGACCCTCGGCTCGGTCGGCCGCGGCCGCGAGAAGCTCCTCGGCACCGGCCCCGGCCTCGACGAGCAGGGCTACGAGGACGAGGACGCCCCCGAGCGCAGCCACGACCCGGAGACCCTGCGACGCGACGCCGACTCCTATGTGGACGCCAAGCTCGGCGCCTTCGAGGCGGTCCTCGCCAAGACCCTGGACGCCGTCGGCCGCGGCCGCCAGAAGCTCCACGGCCGCATCGCCACCGACGACCTCGGCGCCCTCTCCCTGAACGACGACGGCACCTCCCCGCAGCCCACCAGCGACGCCGACTACCTGGCCGAGCTCGCCGACCTCTCCGGCACCGCGCAGCAGTCCCGCGCGGTGCCGGAGAGGCAGTCGTACGGCCAACAGCAGGACGCGTACCAGGCGACGGCGTACCAGCAGGACCCCTACGGCGGCTACCAGCAGCCGTACGCCCAGCCCCAGCAGGCCGCCGATCCCTACGGCTACCAGCAGGCCGACCCGTACGCGGCCGGCTACCCGCAGCAGCCGGCGTACGACCCGAACCAGGGCCACCAGGATCACCCGAACCAGAGCCACCAGGATCACCCGAACCAGGGCCACCAGGATCAGCAGCAGGGCTATGCGCAGCCCCAGGCGAACGCCCTCGACGAGACCAGCCTCTTCGACACCACCATGATCAGCGCCGAGCAGCTGCGGCGCTACGAACAGGGCCGCTGA